One genomic window of Nitrospirota bacterium includes the following:
- the ilvD gene encoding dihydroxy-acid dehydratase, protein MRSKAITKGIERTPHRALLYATGLPESAMGSPFIGIASSFTDLIPGHIGMRDLERFIEKGVHAGGGYSFIFGVPGICDGIAMGHSGMQYSLPSRELIADMVETVAEAHRLDGLVLLTNCDKITPGMLMAAARANIPSVVVTAGPMLSGRLRGRRLSLVNDTFEAVGKYKKGLMTKEDVQELELCACPGAGSCQGMYTANTMACVTESLGMSLPGCATALAVGARKRRIAYESGRRAVDLVRRGISPRDIMAQGAFENAIMVDLALGGSTNTVLHIPAIAHEARVELDLETFDRLSRTTPHICNMLPGGEHYLEDLDAAGGIPAVMKRLGQRVRNLPTVSGRKTGDIARQAEVRDEEVVRPLGRPYHKEGGIAILRGNLAPEGAVVKQSAVSEGMMRFEGKARVFDAEEKAMRAIMGGKVSSGDVVVVRYEGPKGGPGMREMLSPTSAIAGMGLSESVALITDGRFSGGTRGPCIGHVSPEAMEGGPIALVKDGDSVRIDIPRRKLELLVPEKELGRRAGRWKRPEPRAARGWLARYAHLVTSAGTGAVLRDPEE, encoded by the coding sequence ATCGGCATCGCCAGCAGCTTCACGGACCTCATCCCCGGCCACATCGGCATGAGGGACCTGGAGCGGTTCATCGAGAAGGGGGTGCACGCGGGGGGCGGCTATTCCTTCATTTTCGGGGTGCCGGGCATCTGTGACGGCATAGCCATGGGCCATTCGGGCATGCAGTACTCCCTGCCTTCGCGGGAGCTCATCGCCGACATGGTGGAGACCGTGGCCGAGGCCCACCGGCTGGACGGGCTGGTGCTTCTGACCAACTGCGACAAGATAACCCCGGGAATGCTCATGGCCGCAGCACGGGCGAACATACCCTCCGTGGTCGTCACCGCCGGGCCGATGCTCTCGGGAAGGCTGAGGGGCAGGAGGCTCTCGCTCGTCAACGACACCTTCGAGGCGGTGGGCAAGTACAAAAAGGGGCTGATGACGAAGGAAGACGTGCAGGAACTCGAGCTGTGCGCCTGCCCCGGAGCGGGCTCCTGCCAGGGGATGTACACCGCCAACACCATGGCCTGTGTGACCGAGTCCCTGGGGATGAGCCTTCCGGGGTGTGCCACGGCCCTGGCCGTGGGGGCCCGGAAGAGGCGCATCGCTTATGAGAGCGGCCGACGGGCCGTGGACCTGGTGCGCCGGGGCATAAGCCCCCGGGACATCATGGCCCAGGGGGCCTTCGAGAACGCCATCATGGTCGACCTGGCCCTGGGCGGGTCCACCAATACGGTGCTGCACATACCGGCCATCGCCCATGAGGCGCGGGTGGAGCTGGACCTGGAGACCTTCGACAGGCTGAGCCGGACGACCCCGCACATCTGTAACATGCTGCCCGGCGGGGAGCACTACCTGGAGGACCTGGACGCCGCCGGCGGCATCCCCGCCGTGATGAAGCGCCTCGGCCAGAGGGTGCGCAACCTGCCCACCGTAAGCGGCAGGAAGACCGGGGACATCGCACGCCAGGCCGAGGTGCGGGACGAGGAGGTCGTCCGCCCCCTCGGGCGGCCCTACCACAAGGAAGGCGGGATAGCCATCCTGAGGGGCAACCTGGCCCCGGAGGGCGCCGTGGTCAAGCAGTCGGCCGTCAGCGAGGGCATGATGCGCTTTGAGGGCAAGGCCCGGGTCTTCGACGCCGAGGAGAAGGCCATGCGGGCTATCATGGGCGGCAAGGTCTCCTCCGGAGACGTGGTGGTGGTCCGCTACGAAGGACCCAAGGGAGGCCCCGGCATGAGGGAGATGCTCTCTCCCACCAGCGCCATCGCGGGCATGGGGTTGAGCGAGTCCGTGGCCCTGATTACCGACGGCAGGTTCTCCGGCGGCACGCGGGGGCCCTGCATCGGGCACGTCTCGCCCGAGGCCATGGAGGGCGGTCCCATCGCCCTGGTGAAAGACGGAGACTCCGTCCGCATAGACATCCCCCGAAGAAAGCTGGAGCTGCTCGTGCCGGAGAAGGAGCTCGGCCGGAGGGCCGGCCGGTGGAAGCGGCCCGAGCCCCGGGCGGCGCGCGGCTGGCTTGCCCGGTACGCCCATCTGGTCACCTCCGCCGGCACCGGCGCCGTCCTGAGGGACCCGGAGGAGTAA